In the genome of Bradysia coprophila strain Holo2 unplaced genomic scaffold, BU_Bcop_v1 contig_232, whole genome shotgun sequence, one region contains:
- the LOC119076627 gene encoding uncharacterized protein LOC119076627, whose protein sequence is MLPSNSWTKSIILVVTIITMLKPTAAGFGDFIGSIVNTCQYTACESHPRCAGGYDTLSTTRDGCSGFKEKKYCCPAGAGPQCFFTSCGKETSCPGNYRELDRTKTGCSGFSVKAYCCKTTNLPHCFDMSCPAFAESAKSCPPAYRESRREKGRSGGCDSAFAERLTCCIRGNENGNFVNQNVNRNTDTEVVSETKTVRLEDGTIQTVTNTQTRSKSRGGLFSNSQSSFAAFVNILLLFPLAVALL, encoded by the exons ATGTTGCCTTCAAATAGTTGGacaaaatcgataattttagTCGTCACCATAATAACAATGCTTAAACCGACTGCCGCTGGATTCGGCGATTTTATTGGTTCAATTGTCAACACTTGTCAATATACAGCCTGTGAGAGTCATCCAAGGTGTGCTGGTGGATATGATACCCTTTCAACAACTCGTGACG GCTGCTCAggatttaaagaaaagaaatattgTTGCCCAGCTGGTGCGGGACCACAGTGCTTCTTCACTAGTTGCGGCAAAGAGACATCTTGTCCAGGAAATTATCGTGAATTAGATCGCACTAAGACTGGATGTTCTGGTTTTTCGGTCAAGGCATACTGTTGCAAGACGACAAACCTGCCACATTGTTTTGACATGTCGTGCCCGGCCTTTGCTGAGTCAGCCAAATCTTGCCCACCAGCATACAGAGAGTCGAGACGGGAGAAAGGTCGATCTGGCGGATGTGACTCAGCTTTTGCTGAACGCCTAACTTGTTGTATTCGTGGTAATGAAAAcggaaattttgtaaatcaaAACGTGAACAGAAACACCGACACTGAAGTTGTATCGGAAACGAAAACGGTGAGACTGGAAGACGGTACGATACAGACTGTAACAAATACTCAGACTCGCAGTAAGTCGAGAGGTGGCCTGTTTAGTAATTCTCAATCATCATTTGCAGCATTTGTCAATATTTTACTTCTATTTCCTTTAGCAGTTGCACTTTTGTGA